AAGACAGAACGCATATATAAACGACCAGATTGTAAGCCTGAATCTGTTGCGGGAGATTTCACGTGAAACAATAGATCTCATCGGACAATATGAACATCAATCTCTCTTTTATCCGAAAAATCATCTGGTGCTTCTGGACTCATTCGCCGGCGTCGATAATTTAAAGAAGGAATATAATACCAACTACTCTGAATATCGCAGACTGCAGGGGAAATTACAGGAACTTCTTGAAGCGGTAAGACAGAAAGATGAAAGGGTAGAATATTTGAGGTATCAAATCGACGAGATTGAAAAGGCGAATATCCAGCCAGGTGAAGAGGATGAATTGCTTGAAGAACAGAACCTACTCGTGAGCAGTGAGAAACGCACCATACTCTCCACGGAAATCGTGAACAGATTGTATGAGGCGGACGGCTCGATAATTGAAAATCTGGCTGCGGTGAAAAAGTTGTTTGATGATCTCTGTGAATACGACCCCAAACTTTCACAGAACAGTAAGGAACTGGAAACCGTCATTTCCTCAATCGATGAAATTTACAGACAAATCAGCAGTTATCGCGAACAGATAGAATTTTCCGAAACAAGACTCGACTATGTCCAGGGAAGATTGGAAACAATAACAAAGATAAAGAAGAAGTATGGAAAGAGCCTCGATGAAGTCTATGATTATCTGCTGACCGTAAAAAAAGAATTATCTATGATAGAAACACGTGATGAGGAAATAAGCCGGGTTAAAAACCAGATTACCGACATCGAAAAGAAATTGATGAAACAAGCCGATGAACTTTCGGCGCGGCGACGGACGGCTGCGGAATCATTGAGAAAAAAAATTTTGAATATCCTGTCACAGCTGGGTATGAAAAAAGCCGATTTTGAAATTTCGATAAATCATAAAGAACTTGGAGAAAACGGTAAAGAGGATGTTGAATTTTATATTTCGACAAATCCCGGCGAGGAATTGAAACCCCTGAGGAAAGTGGCTTCAGGTGGAGAAACATCACGGATTATCCTCGGGCTCAAAACAATATTGTCCGAAGTCGA
The sequence above is a segment of the candidate division WOR-3 bacterium genome. Coding sequences within it:
- the recN gene encoding DNA repair protein RecN; amino-acid sequence: MLKLLKVKNFALLEDLTIEFESGLTVITGETGAGKSMIVEAVATLCGNRMEEVLIRSGKNFAEVTGIFSITPVLTKKLEKAGIETDSEMIIRRKIERGRRQNAYINDQIVSLNLLREISRETIDLIGQYEHQSLFYPKNHLVLLDSFAGVDNLKKEYNTNYSEYRRLQGKLQELLEAVRQKDERVEYLRYQIDEIEKANIQPGEEDELLEEQNLLVSSEKRTILSTEIVNRLYEADGSIIENLAAVKKLFDDLCEYDPKLSQNSKELETVISSIDEIYRQISSYREQIEFSETRLDYVQGRLETITKIKKKYGKSLDEVYDYLLTVKKELSMIETRDEEISRVKNQITDIEKKLMKQADELSARRRTAAESLRKKILNILSQLGMKKADFEISINHKELGENGKEDVEFYISTNPGEELKPLRKVASGGETSRIILGLKTILSEVDKIPTIIFDEVDTGIGGGIAEAVGDLLAKISRQHQIICITHLPQISIFADSHILVEKKIKGKETFTKVTKLDKEKRKQEVARMLGGREITEKTIEHAAEFLERRRKR